One segment of Ficedula albicollis isolate OC2 chromosome 2, FicAlb1.5, whole genome shotgun sequence DNA contains the following:
- the SLC35B3 gene encoding adenosine 3'-phospho 5'-phosphosulfate transporter 2 encodes MDLKFTSSRKYISISVPSKSQAMSPHIKSVDDVVVLGMNLSKFSKPTQFFICVSGVFMFYLIYGYLQELIFSVEGFKPFGWYLTLVQFGFYSIFGLIELQLIQDKRRRIPGKTYMIIAFLTVGTMGLSNTSLGYLNYPTQVIFKCCKLIPVMIGGVFIQGKRYNIVDVSAALCMSLGLIWFTLADSTVAPNFNLTGVILISLALCADAVIGNVQEKAMKLHNGSNSEMVLYSYSIGFVYILFGLTCTSGLSPAVTFCSKHPVQTYGYAFLFSLTGYFGISFVLALIKIFGALLAVTVTTGRKAMTIVLSFLFFSKPFTLQYVWSGLLVVLGIFLNVYSKNMDKIKLPSLLGVWKKSVEERKSRTLSQTV; translated from the exons ATGGATCTGAAATTCACTTCatcaagaaaatacatttccatCAGTGTACCTTCCAAATCTCAAGCTATGTCTCCCCATATCAAATCAGTAGATGATGTAGTAGTTCTTGGCATGAATCTCAGCAAATTTAGCAAACCTACTcaatttttcatctgtgtttctgGAGTTTTTATGTTTTACCTAATCTATGGATATTTACAG gAATTGATATTTTCAGTGGAAGGTTTTAAACCTTTTGGTTGGTACCTCACTTTAGTGCAATTTggattttattccatttttggACTAATAGAATTGCAGTTGATTCAGGACAAAAGAAGAAG AATTCCTGGCAAAACCTACATGATAATAGCATTTTTGACAGTGGGAACTATGGGTTTGTCAAATACCTCTTTAGGATATCTGAATTACCCTACTCAAGTCATCTTCAAGTGCTGTAAGCTGATTCCAGTTATGATAGGTGGGGTTTTTATACAAG GAAAGCGTTACAATATTGTAGATGTGTCTGCTGCCCTTTGTATGAGCCTTGGATTAATATGGTTTACTTTGGCTGACAGCACAGTTGCACCAAACTTCAACTTGACAG gTGTGATCCTAATATCCCTTGCCCTCTGCGCAGATGCAGTTATAGGAAATGTACAGGAAAAAGCTATGAAGTTGCACAATGGCTCTAATTCAGAAATG GTTTTGTATTCCTATTCAATAGGTtttgtgtatattttatttGGATTAACATGCACTAGTGGATTAAGCCCTGCAGTAACATTTTGCTCAAAG CATCCAGTTCAGACTTACGGTTATGcattccttttctccctgaCTGGGTATTTTGGCATATCCTTTGTTCTAGCTTTGATTAAAATCTTTGGTGCCCTTCTCGCTGTAACAG taacaacaggaagaaaagcaatgaCCATtgtactttcttttttgttcttttcaaagCCGTTCACATTACA GTACGTGTGGTCAGGCTTACTGGTTGTCCTTGGTATATTTCTTAATGTTTACAGTAAGAATATGGACAAAATCAAACTGCCTTCACTGCTTGgtgtttggaaaaaaagtgtggaagaaagaaaatcaaggaCGTTGTCACAAACTGTATAG